DNA sequence from the Octopus bimaculoides isolate UCB-OBI-ISO-001 chromosome 22, ASM119413v2, whole genome shotgun sequence genome:
gaaagcaagcttcataccataCAACCACGCCTATCCTTGTCCTGACATTATTTCATAATTGTAAACGGAAAAACATATCTGAccatgggaaatattatcttacctGGGAACAGGCGAAGATTGGTGATAGAAAGAGCATCTGACCAgacaaaatctgcctcaagaaaatttgtctgacccttgcaagcatggaaaagtgaacgttaagtgataatgatgatgaagtatgGCGCAAATACggaatattttgttgaaatatgtgtAAGAACACAGGGACCCTGTGGAGATAGAATCTTAATAAGGCTGAGGCAGACACGTAGTAAGGATAGCACAATAAATATGGCTGCCAAGCGGAGTACATCATAATAAAATGATAACAGGAATAGAATCGGTGGTCACTTTGGAATAAGATAATACATGGAATTTTCAAAATGATGAGAAAGGtgtgagggagggagatagagggaCTGACTACACAGACAGgtatgcatttttgttttgttttgtgttgttttgtattttaactGAGGAGAAAGATCGTGGAGAAATAACGaatctatattataataaagaaatctGCTGACAAATTAGTTTGgattatgtaacttttactaaaagaaagccaTTATTAAAGTCTACGCTATCAAGAAAACTTTTATAAAttccaattattattttttttttttacctaaatgcGGTTTccaagtttcttttattattaaagatTTCAAGTATGCGCTTCAACCATAAAGTTAATTTTTGTTCACTGTGACATTTTAATTCACTGTGATAAGACATTTTTAAACATCGCCGTACATAATTCTGGAAATCTAAAGGTCGCCCAAATATTTGCAACGCTACTTTCTAAAAAATTATAGATTTATAATTCGGCGTCCGCCAAACTGTGTTCATTCCAGTATCCtttcgtatttatatttataataattattagaggaaaataatggaatattcatatttagaagtggaggggaaaaaaacaaatcaatggTGTTCAAAACGATTGCATCTGAGTTGTCTTCTCCGAGTAAGTGAAttggcgagagaaagagagagaagagagagtcagacagaaagagagagagggggagagagagttagacagaaagagagagtgtgtgagagagagagaaagagagagtgtgtgtgagagaggggagagagaaagaaagagtcagacagaaagagagagtgtgtgtgagagaggggagagagagaaagaaagaaagtgagggagagaaagagtcagacagaaagacaggggagagagagagagagggaatgagagagagagagagagagtgaatagaGCGACAGCTGGGGAAACTTAAAGAATTGCACgtttgtgtcttttgttttgtttttcggtcgaagaaaacaaaatgttgaatataatttatgattagaagtgatagaaaaataaaaagagacatTAATACTATTATGAGAGGGAAAAGAACAAAACCAAGCAAAAGAGACTAAAATGATCTTTATCTGAGTTGTCTCAGTGCAAGAAAATCAAGtggtgcaagtgtgtgtgtgtgtgtgtctatgtatgtatgggagcgagagagagagaggggggggagagaaatatcccaggaatataaaatatagagagtCGCACGtatttttgccttttctttttatagctGAGGAAGAAGACGATGGAGAAAGTAATGACTATTGATAATAATTATACAATAGTATAAGATGTGGAAAATAAtggcttcgaattttggcacgaggccggTAATTTCAGGGAttgtgtaagtcgattacactgccGCTCCTCCCTCTgagcttaactggtacttttttttgtcgacctcagaacgcaaagacggacgaaatgccgctaagcattttatcttgcatgctaacgattctaccagctcaccgccttggggATAATAATGGAACGTTTATATAAGGGGAGGCTACTGGGCAAaacgcttggcggcatttcgtctgtcttcgcgttctgagttcaaattccgctgaggtcgactttgcctttcatcctttcggagtggataaaaataaataccagttgagcactggggttgaggtaatcaacttaccccgaccccgaacttgctggccttgtgccaaaatttgaaaccaatattatgaggGGAAGGTAAGGCGtagaactggcaaaatcgttagcacgccgagtcaAATGCGGCGTGTCCatccgtcattatgttctgagttcaaattccactgtggtcgactttgccttttttaattcaaggtcgataaaattagtagcagttgagcatttggatcgatgtaatcgacttactccctctcccgaacttactggccatgtaccaaaatttgaaatttcgaATCAGTGTTATAAGGGGATGGAAAAAGACGATGTTATCTGAGCTGTTTCTGAGACAGTCTCATACTGTATTCCACACATTTCAACATCCTTGGAATTGACATAAGAGAGCTCAAAAACCGAGATAAAATCTTTGGACTCATTGACACCTTTTCTATAGTCATTATAAAATATTCGccttcctgtaacttgagggtaCGCCCCGATACGTCTTCACCGCcatcctctttctcttccatctCAAGTCACCATGTATCTCTCCTACAGCTAAATATCTTTATTTCCGTATTTCTCTCATACTTCCCATGACGAAGCATAAAGCTACCTACCTCAATATTACTCCCCACCTCAGTTGAGAAGTCTTGTCTTGCAACATACTtgctgaagataatgataatgtgaTACAAACcttcggtactactaaagcagcacggtcccgaacgcgcagtcgcgcgtctgcgctagctagtcgtgagtggtcgatcctaaccctaaccctatccccaaccctaaccctaaccctatccctaacccgcgtgtgcaaatgaatacgtgtttagggttaggatcgaccactcacgactagctagcgcggatgcgtgactgcgcgttcgggaccgtgctgctttagtagtacccaaacCTTCTTATCTACAATCTatgataaagtgaaaatatcCACTAAACAgttaaagagaacaacaacaacaacaacaaaaaatggggttatgaaaataaataacgTAAAGTACCACATCCTGTCACTTATGAACCAGGAAATGAGCTCAGTAGAGAATGATTCTGATGTAGAATATGTCATAGTTTGTTTCTCGGCAAATAAAGCAACAAATggttgaaaaaattaaaaaccaaactttaaaaatcGCTCAAGAACCTTAATGTGGAACAGGTGAAACATCAGCCACTGATAAAAAGTTAGATCGCACAATGTCCTTATTCGCACCGTCGTAACCTACGCTTTGGAAAGAGTAAAGCTCGTTCCCGTGTCATATAGACTTATAAGGCCGTTTTCCTAATTTCTgtgacaaccacatggttccgggttcagtcccactgcgtggcatcttgggcaagtgtcttctactatagcctcgggccgaccaaagccttgtgagtggatttggtagacggaaactgaaagaagcccgtcgtatatatatatgtgtgtgtgtgtgtctatatatatatatatatatatatatNNNNNNNNNNNNNNNNNNNNNNNNNNNNNNNNNNNNNNNNNNNNNNNNNNNNNNNNNNNNNNNNNNNNNNNNNNNNNNNNNNNNNNNNNNNNNNNNNNNNNNNNNNNNNNNNNNNNNNNNNNNNNNNNNNNNNNNNNNNNNNNNNNNNNNNNNNNNNNNNNNNNNNNNNNNNNNNNNNNNNNNNNNNNNNNNNNNNNNNNNNNNNNNNNNNNNNNNNNNNNNNNNNNNNNNNNNNNNNNNNNNNNNNNNNNNNNNNNNNNNNNNNNNNNNNNNNNNNNNNNNNNNNNNNNNNNNNNNNNNNNNNNNNNNNNNNNNNNNNNNNNNNNNNNNNNNNNNNNNNNNNNNNNNNNNNNNNNNNNNNNNNctggtgtgtttacgttcccgtaacttagcggttcggcaaaaagagaccgatagaataagtactaggcttacaaagaataagtcctgcggtcgattttctcgactaaaggcagtgctccagcatggccgcagtcaaatgactgaaacaagtaaaagagtatatattcccCACCGTACTTCTTTTAGACCTTTTCACCGCGACACTAGAACTGCCCAGGTGTGACCAACCAGTGCAGGCGACAAAATTCCCACACAACAGCATGTATTTTGTAGAGTCATATGTTGTGACAAAGGGCCAGACGTTTCAACCATTCCCAACGCCCGTTCTTGCTGCATTAATCTACTCATCCTCTTGGGTTGCTTTCTCAGCGGCTTCCGATAATTTTCTGGCaacatcttttctttccttcGTAGTTAGTCCAAGACTCTTGAGCATCGAGTGAATTCTGATTCCAACAAATCCTCTTAACACATATTTCTACAGGACTGCCTATTGCCTACCTTCTATTGCTTTCGCACAGTTCGACCAACTGACAGCTCAACCATCTTTACCACCTTTCTTTCATTGTCCAACAATTTAAGCACAGATCTTTTTGGTGGCAAACAGTGGGAAGTGATATTTACGATCAAGGCAACAGAAACTTCCCAAATCCTTCTCCATTTTAGATCATTCTTCTTCCTTACAGTGGCAGGCTAGCAGTGTTCAACTTCCCTGCAAAACCTTATTTTTTTCCacaagaaataatgaataataatagtaatgtgttttgaatgacacaacaatgcattataataacaacaatggacaaCAACAAGTCCATTGtggttattatagtgcattgttgtgccggtccagatggactatatgtaatctgaaccttcccacccccttatttatttatttatttatttatttatttatttacggaatcccacgttttagactatggagattccgattctgaaaagaaactttttcaaaaatctcaaattcaaaatttggATCCCCCCCACTCCCAATTtcctcattttaaaatattttccggaaatttttttttttttttttttagaaatgcgTAAAAAAAATANNNNNNNNNNNNNNNNNNccccccccccccaataacaagggggggaaggttcagattacatataatCCATCTGGACCgttgtgccattcaaaacacattattatcgtttattattttttacaaacaagcgaactacaatactctcttattttTCCATGCTCTACTCCTTGTGGTCTTTCGCTGTTAATTCGCTTTACCCTCTCCGCTACTACATCAGCCAGTACTCTTAAATATTCAGTTATGCTGCTATGTATCTCTGTATTTCAGACCTACCGGACGACTGGAGAAGCCTCACAGTTCCAACCTTTCCACGTTCGCCCCACCCATTCACCTCTTGCTTCCGACACTTAATAGCTAAAGGGAGGCAATTCCTTCATAAATTACCGGCAACTCTTAAAGGGAAGTAATTCATCAAACTTCCGGACCGTCGaaatgaaatagcagccaagtttcacTTTTCGGCAACTTTGCTCGAAGCAAGTTCATTTATGTTCGTTGTATTAAGGTAAAAACCATTGAAATTTGTCAACATGTGTGACGTAATGGACTTAGAGTGCCCTTCATGTGGTGAGAGAGCCATCATGAGGGACTATCACGGAACAGATGAACATTATGTTTGCGTTGAATGTGGGTCTCTTGTCGAAAATTCTGGTTTAGTTTCAACGAAATATGATGTTGGAGGTGAAATTAAACAGGTAACAATTGTTGATTTATCCTTCCCTATCTGTATATTGTCTAGTCTtcgttttattttcctatttttgtatACACAAGTCTCCAATATTCGGTTATTTTCCGACAAATGCTTAAGTTGGTGACGCAGAAACTTTGTTTTATGTATCATGTTAACACATCTTTCAAATCAATATCTACAcaaaaggcggtaagctggcagaattgttaacacgccgggtaaaatgcctaACGGTATTTCGTACaccttcacgttctgggttcaaattccgtcgaggtcgactttgctgttcttcctttcagggtcgataaaataaatacctgttgaatgCTGGGTGTCGAAAATCGCTgtccttgtgccagaatttgagaccaatatctacacaatcaatctatttatctatctaccttccttTTTACCTGTCTTCCTTCTcgatatatttctgtctgtctagctatctttcttccttctctcctttctttcggtttttttttccacacaaatatcacaaggtattatTGGTTCAAGAATGTcagttttgttgtcgttgtttacaTGTTTCATCAATATAATGTGCATATCCTTCtcctcattaccatcatcgtcattttcacatccacttttccatgcttgcatgggttggatgagtccGTTTGAACCTAATATCTCCGCACTTGCTGCAGCTCTTCTCATCTTGATGGTAAGATCCAGCATCCTGAGCTCACACTCAGTTTTACGCAGGTTTACCTTGGTTTCCCtcttatgtataaatgcacacatacatatgcatgcatacaactcatatgcatacatctatatacacatgatgcatgcatatacatgcatgcaaccatatacatgcacactcactaggcttctgcacaatttctaTTTAACAACTTCCACTTGCAAGGTATTCATCAAGCTGAAATCCAATGTGCCATTTAGTCTGATTGATCCAAGAACCAGCTATTCTTGTGCCCAGTTTTggccttttcatcatcatcatcatcgtttaacgtccgctttccatgctagcatgggttggacgatttgactgaggactggtgaaaccagatggctacaccaggctccaatctgatttggcagagtttctacagctggatgcccttcctaatgccaaccacgcattcatattattatcattattattaaagcaatgagctggcagaattgttagcacaccaggtgaaatggttgattttgccattcatcctttcagagtcgatgaaataagtaccagttatacactggggccGAATATCccccttcccaaaatttcaggctttgtgcttatggcagaaaggattattattattgtcgagccaagtgagattgtagtgaTGGCTGATGCCAGTCTTACGTAactgacacctgtgctggtggcatgtaaaaagcacccactacattcttcaagtggttggcattaggaaaagcatcatcatcatcgtttaacgtccgctttccatgctagcatgggttggacgatttgactgaggactggtgaaactggatggcaacaccaggctccaatctaaatttggcagagtttctacagctggatgcccttcctaatgccaaccactcagagagtgtagcaggtgcttttacgtgtcacctgcacaaaggccagtcaggcgatactggcaacggccacgctcgaaatggtgtcttttatgtgccacccacacaaaccatagaaaccatgccaaatcaggctggaacttggtgcagcttaccagttttcagtgaaaccatccaatccatgccagcatggaaaacagacattagaggacaatgattattattatcaatattattattattattatcattattatttttatgttttctaaagTATTGGGTTTTGACTTTTGaagtattttctcttatttttttttctagtttgttCCGTCCAAAGTCGGTCAGTCAAAGACCTCTAAATGTCCaggatttcaaaatttggtatcTTACTTAGAAACAATTTGTCTTCTGCTGAAAGTCTTACCAGAAATTGAAGAACTTGCTAAGGACCATTTCAACACATTATACAATTTACACGTTGTGAAGTATAAAGGTATGGAATCCAAGGAGTATTTAGTCCTTGCTTGTGTCTACATCAGCTGTCGACAGCACAATGCTCTGTACACCCTGCTGGAGATTGCTAAGCTGGCCAGGTGCAACGTATTTAATCTTGGCAATGCTTACAAGACTGCTGTACAGTTACTTGGACTGAGTCTGGAACAATCTGGAATTGGTGCTCTGAGCCGGCAGCTGTTCTCACAGTCGAATCTGACAGTTCCTGTTATTTCTCGTGCTCACGAGTTGCTTCATCTCAGCAACAAATTTTGGTTGGTTAGCGGGAGAAATCCAGTTGGGTTATTGCTGGCTGTTTCATATATATCATGGAAAACTGACAAACCTATGGAGCGGTGCAAAATATCTGCTCAGAAATATTGCAAAGAGCATAAACTGACTTTCTCTCCAATGGTGAAGCAAAGAATTAGTGAAATTGAGAAAGTGTTGTTCCATCTCGCTCTGGAATTGCCTTGGGTGAAAACAGAGCCAATCAAAGAACGGTTGCCGTTTCTAGTGAATGATATACTTAATTATCAGAAGTCTTTGATTTtggaaatggaaagaaacataaataatgaaaaaaacaatgaagaacaaTTTCCATTCATTTCCAAAAATAATTATGGAGAAATTCTTCCCCCTATTatgaagaaaaaagtgaaaaaggtTGAAGAATCTGAACCTTATTCAGTTGCCTTAGTTACTTGCTGTGATAAAAGTGACAGTGAAGATCTCGACCGACTTAATGTAGATGACTATATCAAgtcagagaaagaaattgaagctTTGAAGAACTTAGAATGAAAAGAAGCTCTTGTATAGGAAATAAGTCTGGTATTTTCTGAAAGCTGCATGCATGTGGTTGAGTCATGATGGCCATCAGATTAGCAGTAAGGAATCCAAGTTCTATCACTGATGTTTGCAACAGGCAATTTCACTACCCTGGGTAAAATTAATCTTTTATCAGCTAAATGCTACAGAAACTGGAGATTTAAAATATAGCTATACCAGTTGTTGCGGTTCAGAATATGATGAAATCAATATATGTGAGAGAGGATTCTACCGTGCCTATGATTGAACAAAGGAGCTCCAATATAGTTGCTCTGCTTACTAGAAATAGCTACTAAATAACCCTCAAATCACTTCCTAGCATCATGTAATCCTGCCTATTGCTAAAATAACAGAATACTTATAACTGTTAAGCTTTTGATTGTAGATATACTCAATCACAAGTGACCTGGGTTTAACGCTTTAACAGTTCAACTggctatatccggcccaaatatgctatctgttttatgttcaaaccaaccagatcctgCTTCTCATACCTACACTACAGTGTCATTTCTAAAGAAATACtatcacttcattgaaatcttgaagctatgagaaaaTGTATGATTAatccaaagcaatgtgaataaataagcattgcatttgacaaagtgatctgaatgctaaaaggttaatcgATAACTATTACCTTTTATCATGCCAAGGGAGATAGACTGTGTCTATTTATCCAGTCAAGATCTACGCATCATATTTATTTTACTCAACATCTACATACTGTGTCAATCCATGCAGTCAACATCTGTTTATTGTTTGTGTCTATCCAGTaaacatctacacactgtgtctATTTATTGACTCAACATTTACACACTGCATCTGGCCATATAGTCAACTTCTACACTCTGTTTATCCAGTTAATATCTATACCAAGTGCTTATCTATCTAGTCAACATCTACATACTCTGcctattaaccctttcgttactgtattcattttgaaatgctctgtgtttTTTTCAGTTACttcaaatattagaaagaatttagtaaaataacttagttatcattaagctggtgttaggaacataaattgtgactaaggtttggtggaagatcttaattcaaaacttataaaaacaagacatttgaactacagagccagaggcggtttcagccgggttggtaatgaaagggttaatcctGTTAACA
Encoded proteins:
- the LOC106877603 gene encoding transcription factor IIIB 50 kDa subunit yields the protein MCDVMDLECPSCGERAIMRDYHGTDEHYVCVECGSLVENSGLVSTKYDVGGEIKQFVPSKVGQSKTSKCPGFQNLVSYLETICLLLKVLPEIEELAKDHFNTLYNLHVVKYKGMESKEYLVLACVYISCRQHNALYTLLEIAKLARCNVFNLGNAYKTAVQLLGLSLEQSGIGALSRQLFSQSNLTVPVISRAHELLHLSNKFWLVSGRNPVGLLLAVSYISWKTDKPMERCKISAQKYCKEHKLTFSPMVKQRISEIEKVLFHLALELPWVKTEPIKERLPFLVNDILNYQKSLILEMERNINNEKNNEEQFPFISKNNYGEILPPIMKKKVKKVEESEPYSVALVTCCDKSDSEDLDRLNVDDYIKSEKEIEALKNLE